Proteins encoded in a region of the Candidatus Omnitrophota bacterium genome:
- the cysK gene encoding cysteine synthase A, with protein sequence MSFTNRIAENVVELIGNTPLVRLNRLVETESAQILAKLEYFNPGGSVKDRICFSMIEDAEKKGMIKEGSTIIEPTSGNTGIGLAMISAVKGYKCVLTMPKAMSLERIFILKSYGAQVVLTPPEAGMNGAIKKAEEIFRKTPGAFLLQQFKNPANPEAHRQATALEILAATQGKLDAFVAGVGTGGTITGVGEILKKHSSEIKIVAVEPQRSAVLSCGKPGAHKIQGIGAGFIPEILNREIIDSIIQVSDEDAFLTSKLLAKREGMFAGISSGAAVWAALKVARELGKGKTVVTILPDSGERYFSMYQYFDA encoded by the coding sequence ATGTCTTTTACAAATAGGATCGCAGAAAATGTTGTTGAATTGATAGGAAATACGCCTTTAGTGCGGCTTAATAGATTGGTCGAAACGGAATCTGCTCAGATTTTAGCAAAACTGGAATATTTTAATCCCGGCGGCAGCGTGAAAGACAGGATTTGTTTTTCTATGATTGAGGATGCGGAAAAAAAGGGCATGATTAAAGAAGGTTCCACTATTATTGAACCTACCTCCGGCAACACCGGAATAGGCCTGGCGATGATTTCCGCGGTTAAGGGATACAAATGCGTTCTCACTATGCCTAAGGCAATGAGCCTGGAGAGAATATTCATACTTAAATCTTACGGCGCGCAAGTCGTGCTTACCCCGCCCGAAGCAGGGATGAACGGCGCTATTAAAAAAGCGGAGGAGATATTCAGGAAAACCCCCGGAGCTTTTCTGCTGCAGCAATTTAAGAACCCGGCGAATCCCGAAGCCCATCGTCAGGCAACGGCACTTGAAATACTGGCAGCCACTCAAGGAAAATTAGATGCTTTTGTCGCCGGCGTCGGTACGGGAGGGACTATCACCGGTGTAGGCGAGATCTTGAAAAAACATAGTTCTGAAATAAAAATAGTTGCGGTTGAACCGCAGCGCAGTGCGGTTTTATCGTGCGGGAAACCCGGAGCGCACAAAATACAAGGCATCGGCGCCGGCTTTATTCCTGAAATATTAAACAGGGAGATCATAGATTCAATAATCCAGGTTAGTGATGAAGATGCTTTTTTAACTTCAAAGCTTCTGGCTAAGAGAGAAGGTATGTTTGCGGGGATTTCTTCCGGCGCAGCTGTCTGGGCCGCCCTGAAAGTCGCCCGGGAATTGGGTAAAGGCAAAACAGTGGTGACTATTTTGCCGGATTCGGGAGAGAGATATTTCTCCATGTATCAGTATTTTGACGCATAA
- a CDS encoding phosphoadenylyl-sulfate reductase, whose product MNKKALEWQRLLKGMAPEEVLKWATTEFSPGTIVFSSSLGAEDQVLTDMLCKNTAGIKIFTLDTGRLPIETHNALNETEKRYKIKIEVLRPDAAAVEKMEKEYGSNLFYESIEKRKLCCSVRKIEPLRKKLSSQKAWICGLRKDQAVTRAAVQIIEWDETFCLYKINPLADWTQNEVWDYIRANKVPYNKLHDKGYPSIGCEPCTKAVKPGDDARAGRWWWENSTQKECGLHRQGSIPGDKKQEEKKDV is encoded by the coding sequence ATGAATAAAAAAGCGCTGGAATGGCAAAGGCTGTTGAAAGGCATGGCTCCCGAAGAGGTGCTCAAGTGGGCGACAACTGAATTTAGCCCGGGGACGATAGTTTTTTCGTCCAGTCTGGGTGCGGAAGACCAGGTTTTAACGGATATGCTGTGTAAAAATACTGCCGGTATTAAAATATTCACGCTGGATACGGGCCGGCTGCCTATTGAAACACATAATGCGCTCAATGAAACAGAGAAACGATATAAAATAAAGATAGAAGTCCTGCGCCCTGATGCCGCCGCTGTTGAGAAAATGGAAAAAGAATACGGCTCTAATCTTTTTTACGAAAGCATAGAGAAAAGAAAATTATGCTGTTCTGTCAGGAAAATAGAACCTTTAAGAAAAAAACTTTCTTCTCAAAAGGCATGGATATGCGGCTTGAGAAAGGATCAGGCGGTAACCCGGGCCGCGGTGCAGATAATTGAATGGGACGAAACTTTTTGTTTATATAAGATAAACCCTTTGGCGGATTGGACCCAAAATGAGGTATGGGATTATATCCGCGCGAATAAAGTGCCGTATAATAAGCTTCATGATAAAGGTTATCCGAGTATAGGTTGCGAGCCCTGTACAAAAGCGGTGAAGCCGGGAGATGATGCGCGTGCCGGCAGATGGTGGTGGGAAAACTCAACGCAGAAAGAATGCGGGCTGCATAGACAGGGAAGTATCCCCGGAGATAAAAAACAGGAAGAAAAGAAAGATGTATAA
- a CDS encoding sulfurtransferase TusA family protein, protein MEFNTKKKINLEGVSCPMNFVKTKAALATLAKGDLLEIILDEGDAIINVPRSLKEEGHTIIKVESLGETFKVIVCKG, encoded by the coding sequence ATGGAATTTAACACAAAAAAAAAGATAAACCTTGAGGGAGTCTCGTGTCCAATGAATTTTGTTAAGACAAAAGCCGCGCTGGCAACTCTGGCAAAAGGCGACTTGCTTGAAATTATTTTGGATGAAGGAGATGCTATTATCAATGTGCCCAGAAGCCTTAAAGAAGAAGGCCACACAATTATAAAAGTGGAATCTTTGGGCGAAACATTCAAAGTGATTGTCTGTAAAGGATAA
- a CDS encoding inorganic phosphate transporter translates to MIKLVLLISAVIFFAMNMGASGIAPSFAGVFGARLLKRRATIIYFSVFVVLGALALGNNVSRTLGKNLLPKESLSFNTTLVIIFSASLCMFLANLLKIPQSTSQVTVGAIAGAGLYFKHLYFETLFYKILPVWIILPVLSYLLTFLLYRIIYPPRPGNLFIYEKLFAHEEKIKITAVIVSCYVAFAIGSNNVANVVGPLFGAGIINIIPGIILIAPVFGLGAALMGKGNLDTVGRELVPLGTFSSVLVSFVTATLLICASLLGIPQSLVQLNICSIFAVSALKNGHKSTLDSHLTRKTFLVWAITPILSLVISYVLLFMTNRN, encoded by the coding sequence TTGATTAAATTAGTTTTACTGATTAGCGCAGTAATCTTTTTTGCGATGAATATGGGGGCCAGCGGCATTGCGCCCTCATTCGCCGGAGTTTTTGGAGCCCGGCTGCTAAAAAGAAGAGCAACAATAATATACTTCAGTGTCTTCGTTGTATTAGGAGCTCTTGCATTAGGCAATAATGTCAGTCGGACTTTGGGGAAGAATCTATTGCCGAAGGAAAGCCTGAGTTTCAATACCACTCTGGTAATAATTTTTTCGGCCTCTTTATGCATGTTTTTAGCCAATCTTTTGAAGATTCCTCAATCTACCAGTCAGGTAACTGTGGGGGCGATCGCCGGAGCCGGGCTATATTTCAAGCATCTTTATTTTGAGACTTTATTTTACAAAATCCTGCCGGTCTGGATAATCCTGCCTGTTTTATCGTATCTTCTGACATTTTTATTGTACAGGATTATTTATCCGCCCCGGCCGGGAAATTTATTCATTTATGAAAAATTATTTGCCCATGAGGAAAAAATAAAAATTACTGCTGTTATTGTCAGCTGTTATGTCGCTTTTGCCATTGGCTCCAATAATGTTGCAAATGTTGTGGGGCCTTTATTCGGTGCCGGAATTATTAATATAATTCCGGGAATAATACTGATCGCTCCGGTCTTTGGTTTGGGCGCTGCGCTCATGGGTAAAGGGAATCTTGATACTGTAGGGAGAGAGCTTGTGCCGTTGGGAACATTTTCCAGCGTCCTGGTCTCGTTTGTTACCGCGACATTATTGATTTGCGCGTCATTATTGGGGATACCTCAATCCCTAGTTCAGTTGAATATATGTTCTATTTTTGCCGTCAGCGCATTAAAGAATGGGCATAAATCGACTCTGGATTCGCATCTGACCAGGAAAACATTTCTAGTTTGGGCAATTACGCCGATATTGTCTTTAGTGATATCATATGTGTTGCTGTTTATGACGAATCGCAATTGA